AGGTTTAAAGCAGGTTTAATCTATGTAAAAGATTTATTTAAGCAATATAAATTAGAATTTTATTGCAGATACAAATCGTATGTTAAGTCAGTATTTTCAAATTGAAAAAGCCCTTCAAAATGGGTATCTTGCTTATTACCTATTTAATATTATGGATAGAATATCGGCAGTAAAGGGTAATTTCAAAGCGCTGGGAATTGACTCCCTCCTCGTTAAAAATCTCTCAAATATCAGATACTTATCGGGCTTTTCAGGAAGCGCAGGGGCTCTGCTTCTTACTAAAGATAAAGACTATTTTATATCGGATTTCAGATATAAAACTCAGTCCAAATCCGAAGTCTACGATAATTTTAATATTATAATATATAAGCAGAATTCCTACGGATACATTGCAGACCTTATAAAAAAGCATCAATTAAAGAAAATCGGCTTCGAATCTAATTTTTTGACTGTAAATGATGCAGAAGGACTAAAAAAAGAATTCGCTCCCGTAAAATTCATCGGAGTAAATAGTTTAATTGAGAAATACACTTCACAAAAGAACGAAAGAGAAATTGAACTTACTAAAAAAGCAGTTGAGATAACGGACAGAGTGTTTTCAAAAATCCTCTCTATTATAAAGCCGGGAATGACTGAGAACGACATCTCAGCAGAAATTTCTTATTATCATAAAAAATACGGCGCATCGGGAGATTCATTTGACCCGATAGTTGCATCAGGTGTGCGCAGCGCTTTTCCCCATGCAAGACCGACAAACAAAAAAATCGGTAATAACGAATTAGTTACATTAGACTTTGGCTGCGTAGTTGAAGGAATGAAATCGGACATGACAAGAACTATTGCATTCGGAAAAATTCCTGCCGAGTGTAAAAAGATTTATGATATAGTTTTGGAAGCACAGAAAAGAGGAGTTGATGCAGTACGCGCAGGTATAACTGTAAAGAAACTTGATTCATATTCAAGAGGATATATCAAATCAAAAGGATACGGAAATAATTTCGGGCATGGACTTGGACACGGGCTCGGATATGATATTCATGAAGGTCCTTCTATAAATCCAAGAACTGACTACAAACTTTTAGTTAATAATATTGTAACAATTGAGCCGGGAATTTATGTCGAAGGCTTAGGCGGCGTGAGAATAGAAGACGACGTTATTGTTAAAGAGGGCGGCTGCGAAATTTTAAACATCAGCCCTAAAGAATTAATTACTCTATAATTTTAGAATTTATTTGAATAAAGTACTTATAATAGCTTATTACTTCCCGCCGATGGGTATGGGAGGAGTTCAGCGAACGTTGAAGTTTGCAAAATATCTGAAGGAGTTTAACTGGCAGCCTGTTGTGCTTACAGATTCCCCTAAAAAATATTTTGCAGTGGATAACTCGCTCCTTCATGAGGCTCTCGATAGCGGAATAATTATAGAGAGAACAGGACCAAAAGATTTTGACCCTTCGAAGATAATTATCAAAGCTCCCAATGAAAAAATGAGAAAATTGAGAAGCACTGTTTCTCAGTTCTTTTTTATTCCCGATTCAAAAATCGGATGGAAGAAAAAAGCTCTCAAAAAAATTGACGAGATATGGTCTAAATACGGAGGTTTCGATTTAGTATTTGCTACTGCTCCGCCTTATACTGATTTTTTAATAGGACAGGAAGTAAAACGTAAGTATAAGATTCCGTTAGTAATAGATTACAGAGATGCGTGGGTTGATAGCCCGGTGCTGAATTCATATCCTACTCCATACCATAAGCTGAAAAATATGCGACTTGAAAAAGGTGTGCTTCATAATGCGAACAAAGTTATCACAACAAACCGCAGAGTGAAGGAATATATTATTTCACGCTACGGTAATATAGAGTATAACGATATAAAAATTATATCGCATGGATTTGATCCCGATGATTTTGAGAAAGCTTCACATTCGGAATTGCCGGTAACAAATAAATTCAGAGTATCTTATTCGGGAAGTTTTTATACAAGAAATCCGAAATTCTATTTCGAGGCAATAAAAACTTTTGTTGAAAAATATCCTGAGCTTAAAGATAAAGTTGAGTTTTGTTTTATAGGTACTTTCTCAAAAGAGAATTTACAGATTGCAAAAAACTTAGGAATAGAACCTTATTTAAATATAACAGGATACCTTGAGCATGTTGACTGTGTAAAGTATGTGATGGCATCGGATGTGTTGTTCCTAATGATTTCCAGAGGAGAAAATGAAGATGCAGCAATGCCCGGAAAAGTCGGTGAATACATCGGCAGCAAAAAGAATATAATTGCATGCATTCCTGAAGGTGTTACCAAGAAAATGCTTGAGAAATATAATGCAATAAAATTTATCAACGAAGAAAATCCCGCTGAAATAGCAAAAGCAATAAAAGAATACTACGATGCAAAACAGCATGATAATATGCCAAGAGCAAACGAAGATATGCTTACCGAATATGACAGAAAGAACCTCACATATGAACTTGCAAAAGAATTTAATCTTTTAAAAGATATTGACTAACTGACTTTCGATTTTTCTTCTATGAAAATCTTACTTATTGGTAACGGCGCACGCGAGAATGCCTTAGCTTGGAAGATTTCAACCTCACCTTCATTTAAAAGTACAAATTCCGTTTTATACTCAGCACCCGGAAATCCCGGAATAAATAAATTTGCGACGGCAGTTGATATTCACTCCACTGATATAAAATCATTAAAAGAATTTGCTATAAAAGTGCAAATTGATTTTACTGTAGTAGGACCTGAAATTCCATTATCCCTTGGTATAGTGGATGAATTTGAGAAGGAAGGCTTGACAATTTTCGGACCGAGAAAATCTGCAGCGGAAATAGAAACGAGCAAGGTCTTCTCCAAGGATTTAATGCAGAAGCATGGCATTCCTACCGCTCAATACAAAGTATTCACCACTGAAAATTTAAATGAGTTAAATCCTTTCATTGAGAAAATAAATTTTCCGGTTGTAGTGAAAGCAGACGGCTTAGCTGCCGGTAAAGGCGTTATTATCTGTAATAATTCTGAAGAAGTGAATGCATGTGTGAAGGATCTGACTGAAAATAAAATTTTCGGTGAATCAGGATTAAGTTTTGTTATTGAGCAGTTCCTGACCGGCAATGAAGTTTCCTTATTTGTAATTACTGACGGAGAGAACTATACAATCCTTCCATCTGCGCAGGATTACAAAAGAATATTTGAAGAAGATAAGGGAAAGAACACAGGTGGTATGGGAGCGTTTTCTCCGGCTCATAAGTATTGCGATGAAACAGTTCTGAATAAAGTTGAAGAGAAAATTATTCAGCCTACCCTTACTGCTTTAAAAAAGGAAGGGAGAGAATACAAAGGGTGTTTATATGCAGGATTGATGATAAGTGAGGACAAAGAACCTTATGTAATTGAATTCAACTGCCGCTTCGGCGATCCTGAAACGCAGGCAGTGCTTACTTTAATAGAATCTGATTTTCTGCAATTACTAATAGCATCAGCAGAAGGAAATTTAAAAGATTATGGTCTTGTTGTTAAAAATGCTTTTGCGGGGTGCGTAGTACTTGCTTCACTCGGTTATCCCGATGAATATAAAACAGGAATGCTGATTGAAGGATTGAATGAAGTTTCAGATAGTATATTAGTTTTCCATGCGGGGACAGTTGAAAGAGAAGGTAAAGTTTATACTCACGGAGGCAGAGTGCTTTCTGTAGTTTCTTCCTCTGAAAAATCTTTTAATTCTGCTTTTGAAAATATATATTCAGCAATAGAAAAAATCGATTTTGAAAATAAATATTTCAGAAGAGATATAGGCAATAAAGTTTTATAAATAGTTTTGTAAACGTTTTCATAAAGTATATAGATATGGCAAAAATATTAGTTACAGGCGGCGCAGGATATATCGGCTCGCATACAGTCGTTGAGTTAATGAATGCCGGATTTGATGTTGTTATAATAGATAACTTCTCAAACTCCGATGCATCTGCGCTTGGAGGAATAGAGCAAATCACTGGTAAAGCTCCGGCTTTTTACAATATAGATCTATGCGACAAGGAAGACCTGAACTACTGTCTTGAAAAGGAAAAAGATGTCGATGCAATAATTCACTTTGCTGCATTTAAAGCAGTTGGTGAATCAGAAAGATTGCCCATGAAATACTACAACAATAACGTTGTTGGAATGGTAAATCTTCTCGACTGCATTATAAAAAATAAGCTTAACAATTTTGTGTTTTCTTCGTCATGCACAGTTTATGGCGATGCTGATGAATTGCCTGTAACAGAAAATTCTCCCATGAAACGCGCTGAATCCTCTTACGGATTTACAAAACAAATCGGGGAAAGAATGTTATCTGATGTTTCTAGAGCAGACGGACTCAGAGTAATTTCGT
This genomic interval from Bacteroidota bacterium contains the following:
- a CDS encoding aminopeptidase P family protein, translating into MDRISAVKGNFKALGIDSLLVKNLSNIRYLSGFSGSAGALLLTKDKDYFISDFRYKTQSKSEVYDNFNIIIYKQNSYGYIADLIKKHQLKKIGFESNFLTVNDAEGLKKEFAPVKFIGVNSLIEKYTSQKNEREIELTKKAVEITDRVFSKILSIIKPGMTENDISAEISYYHKKYGASGDSFDPIVASGVRSAFPHARPTNKKIGNNELVTLDFGCVVEGMKSDMTRTIAFGKIPAECKKIYDIVLEAQKRGVDAVRAGITVKKLDSYSRGYIKSKGYGNNFGHGLGHGLGYDIHEGPSINPRTDYKLLVNNIVTIEPGIYVEGLGGVRIEDDVIVKEGGCEILNISPKELITL
- a CDS encoding glycosyltransferase, with the translated sequence MNKVLIIAYYFPPMGMGGVQRTLKFAKYLKEFNWQPVVLTDSPKKYFAVDNSLLHEALDSGIIIERTGPKDFDPSKIIIKAPNEKMRKLRSTVSQFFFIPDSKIGWKKKALKKIDEIWSKYGGFDLVFATAPPYTDFLIGQEVKRKYKIPLVIDYRDAWVDSPVLNSYPTPYHKLKNMRLEKGVLHNANKVITTNRRVKEYIISRYGNIEYNDIKIISHGFDPDDFEKASHSELPVTNKFRVSYSGSFYTRNPKFYFEAIKTFVEKYPELKDKVEFCFIGTFSKENLQIAKNLGIEPYLNITGYLEHVDCVKYVMASDVLFLMISRGENEDAAMPGKVGEYIGSKKNIIACIPEGVTKKMLEKYNAIKFINEENPAEIAKAIKEYYDAKQHDNMPRANEDMLTEYDRKNLTYELAKEFNLLKDID
- the purD gene encoding phosphoribosylamine--glycine ligase; translation: MKILLIGNGARENALAWKISTSPSFKSTNSVLYSAPGNPGINKFATAVDIHSTDIKSLKEFAIKVQIDFTVVGPEIPLSLGIVDEFEKEGLTIFGPRKSAAEIETSKVFSKDLMQKHGIPTAQYKVFTTENLNELNPFIEKINFPVVVKADGLAAGKGVIICNNSEEVNACVKDLTENKIFGESGLSFVIEQFLTGNEVSLFVITDGENYTILPSAQDYKRIFEEDKGKNTGGMGAFSPAHKYCDETVLNKVEEKIIQPTLTALKKEGREYKGCLYAGLMISEDKEPYVIEFNCRFGDPETQAVLTLIESDFLQLLIASAEGNLKDYGLVVKNAFAGCVVLASLGYPDEYKTGMLIEGLNEVSDSILVFHAGTVEREGKVYTHGGRVLSVVSSSEKSFNSAFENIYSAIEKIDFENKYFRRDIGNKVL
- the galE gene encoding UDP-glucose 4-epimerase GalE, with translation MAKILVTGGAGYIGSHTVVELMNAGFDVVIIDNFSNSDASALGGIEQITGKAPAFYNIDLCDKEDLNYCLEKEKDVDAIIHFAAFKAVGESERLPMKYYNNNVVGMVNLLDCIIKNKLNNFVFSSSCTVYGDADELPVTENSPMKRAESSYGFTKQIGERMLSDVSRADGLRVISLRYFNPIGAHDTAIIGELPIGVPNNLVPFITQTAIGLREQLTVFGNDYDTTDGTNIRDYIHVVDLAKAHVKAVARLIEKKAEDNLEIFNLGTGVGNSVLEVVNTFERVSGEKLNYKIGARRAGDVVSIYADTKKAGDILGWRTERDLANALSTAWKWELALKEKREINK